One Thiocapsa sp. genomic window carries:
- a CDS encoding SrfA family protein yields the protein MIGPLLRTGTLTDYHPVGAVGHPVYLAAAQLRAALARRLGPDLADSFAIPQRNEDGDTLDWYAPRPGPVVPWSAASPEERLSAQSQLLENRTRIDELARTMQADPDPERQVFARLLAHVFNFPDEDHVYLVDGRPVVSFWGFVRDREAVGSDPLVNPGRFAAPPTEWSLDLTDEPRQDPSPSPNPAPLTRRGLPWWIWFPLLLLALVLLLLFLLRGCVPDASTPFAEWAPEWVPDWVAEELTPILSEPPAEDPRLVDPSIRDESVLRDVTIDSGQLRDRTLFESDLRSDRTTDTSAISVTDQGVAVDETTLSESESTRLLDETDRLSEGTPVLDETSATDAGEGAEELPVLPGEELDPDASETLPFEGEVPGADAELPLVDPNLDASIVDTVADPTAADGDGAPAEGQTAEDGAGETPPGPDASDSVSPEEGTEPPTGEGDAIPATPGPAGSTADEAEGAPGAVPGTVSAKGGATGPSTAPGATPQALGGLTSGWSTATSLQDPKTGLPIQMEYRTQEGQGQLRLKRHDGSICQSGAAASVQGERLVIDSSGDIRCADGTNFGRPSVECAPGKDGKPDCVGRYPGGGTFSLDVQGAASE from the coding sequence ATGATCGGACCATTACTGCGCACCGGAACCCTGACCGACTATCACCCGGTCGGCGCCGTCGGCCACCCGGTGTATCTCGCTGCGGCCCAATTGCGCGCCGCCTTGGCCCGTCGGCTCGGCCCGGATCTCGCCGACAGCTTCGCCATTCCGCAGCGCAACGAGGACGGCGATACGCTGGATTGGTACGCCCCGCGCCCCGGCCCGGTCGTGCCTTGGAGTGCCGCGAGCCCCGAGGAGCGGCTTTCGGCCCAAAGCCAGCTCTTGGAGAATCGCACCCGGATCGACGAGCTTGCCCGCACCATGCAGGCCGATCCCGACCCCGAGCGTCAGGTCTTCGCCCGTCTGCTCGCCCATGTCTTCAACTTCCCGGACGAGGACCACGTCTATCTGGTGGACGGCCGCCCGGTCGTCAGCTTCTGGGGTTTTGTGCGCGATCGCGAGGCGGTTGGCTCCGACCCCTTGGTGAATCCGGGACGGTTTGCCGCCCCGCCGACGGAGTGGTCGCTCGACCTGACCGACGAGCCTCGGCAGGACCCGAGCCCGAGTCCGAACCCCGCCCCGCTGACTCGCCGCGGTCTCCCCTGGTGGATCTGGTTTCCGCTCCTGCTGCTCGCGTTGGTGCTGCTGCTTCTCTTCCTGTTGCGCGGCTGCGTCCCCGACGCGTCGACACCCTTCGCGGAGTGGGCCCCGGAATGGGTCCCGGACTGGGTTGCGGAGGAGCTCACGCCGATCCTCTCGGAGCCGCCCGCCGAGGATCCGCGCTTGGTCGATCCGTCGATTCGGGACGAGTCGGTCCTGCGCGATGTGACGATCGATTCCGGACAGCTCCGGGATCGGACCCTCTTCGAGAGCGACCTGCGCAGCGACCGAACCACCGACACCAGCGCCATCTCGGTGACCGACCAAGGCGTCGCGGTGGACGAGACGACGCTCTCGGAGAGCGAATCGACGCGCCTGCTGGATGAGACCGATCGTTTGTCGGAAGGCACGCCGGTTCTGGACGAGACGAGCGCAACGGATGCAGGGGAGGGGGCCGAGGAGTTGCCTGTGCTCCCCGGCGAGGAGCTCGATCCGGATGCGTCCGAGACCTTGCCGTTCGAGGGTGAGGTTCCGGGCGCGGATGCCGAGCTGCCCCTGGTCGATCCAAACCTGGATGCCTCGATCGTCGACACGGTGGCCGATCCGACCGCGGCCGATGGCGACGGGGCACCGGCGGAAGGACAGACGGCCGAGGACGGGGCTGGCGAGACGCCCCCGGGGCCGGACGCCTCGGACTCCGTCTCGCCCGAGGAAGGCACCGAGCCGCCGACGGGTGAGGGCGATGCGATCCCGGCGACGCCTGGCCCAGCCGGCTCGACCGCGGACGAAGCCGAAGGCGCGCCCGGCGCGGTTCCGGGCACCGTATCGGCCAAGGGCGGCGCAACCGGCCCGAGCACAGCGCCCGGCGCGACCCCGCAGGCGCTCGGCGGCCTGACCAGCGGCTGGAGCACCGCCACCTCTCTGCAAGATCCCAAGACCGGTCTGCCGATCCAGATGGAATACCGCACCCAAGAGGGTCAGGGCCAATTGCGACTCAAACGCCACGACGGCAGCATCTGCCAAAGCGGCGCCGCGGCATCCGTGCAGGGCGAGCGTCTGGTGATCGACAGCAGCGGGGATATCCGCTGCGCCGACGGCACCAACTTCGGCCGCCCGAGCGTGGAGTGCGCACCGGGCAAGGACGGCAAACCCGACTGCGTCGGCCGTTATCCCGGCGGCGGCACCTTCTCGCTCGACGTGCAGGGTGCGGCGAGCGAATGA
- a CDS encoding virulence factor SrfB: MLARLVNFETKVTLIADSGVQFLDFGLTLALRKALPGEFVVQESNRSLARLLYDERTNQLYWPDRPGIPLKSQLSVPVDDSARLLDGIWLPVPVLRLHPPRRFATGPETWARLRLLALSAEESAATDHTHRLTLAIDTNLLADAEDLRYLAPTEADVGAGAAFAFAHRAHEIGWFPELPWVAGWIQEVFDERAGPRLRLPPEDVEAERERLAHHAHYLNLLAVIGEAGCIPEIKLLGNKATDVQPAVPVDMVLDVGNSRTCGILIEQHAKEGDVLGRRYELELRDLSQPQHRYNEPFESRVELAQATFGKEHWAHKSGRAGAFLWPTIARVGPEAARMAGRRRGTEGATGISSPKRYLWDEDRFDTGWRFNSAFVRTEIEPMATAAPFCNLINEVGTALYTLPEADRMPVFMPHYSRSAMMMFMLAEVLTQALCQINSPAQRLRMPTADLPRHLRTLILTIPPSMPKQERDLFAERMHQAVGLVWKAFGWHPEDAPIEGPGAELAWPPFPSIEVRWDEATCSQAVYLYSEIQNTFAGRAEELFAIAGRVRDAETGGRTGSEGPRLRIATVDIGGGTTDLVINDYRLEGGRTGANRTIEPEQRFRDGFKVAGDDILLEVIGATLVPALKEAVTAAGVEEPDALLSRLIGSDPVDVQEGMLRQQLALQVLYPAGLAVLKAYERFDPVQGSEPHTLALSELVAEISPEGPTDAVLDWFAGGVRDATGGTVTGFSLLDCPVRLDLDRTHQLFMEERLEVTRAVRSLCEIAHLYDCDLLLLTGRPSRLPGFQALVRALLPLPPDRIIAMHDYRTGAWYPFNRRGRIADPKTTAAVGAMLCLLGQGRLPNFSFRANAFRPYSTIRYLGMIDRNRMIKAGDVYYSNVDLDDPEYQLPETTIPMTGVMHIGYRQLAAERWGAQPLYLLDFADDEVRRLLYTQGGVLQVRLERMRGVNAERFRVAAVELEGGRAFGRGVVALKLNTLASIGFDQDSYWLDSGSIFR; this comes from the coding sequence ATGCTCGCGAGACTGGTGAATTTCGAAACCAAGGTGACGCTGATCGCCGACAGCGGCGTCCAGTTCCTCGACTTCGGCTTGACCCTCGCGTTGCGCAAGGCCCTGCCCGGCGAGTTCGTGGTGCAGGAGAGCAACCGCTCGCTTGCGCGTCTGCTCTACGACGAGCGCACCAACCAGCTCTACTGGCCCGATCGTCCGGGCATCCCCTTGAAATCTCAACTAAGCGTGCCGGTCGACGACTCGGCGCGCCTGCTCGACGGCATCTGGCTGCCGGTGCCCGTGCTGCGCCTGCACCCGCCGAGGCGCTTCGCGACGGGGCCGGAGACCTGGGCACGTCTGCGGTTGTTGGCCCTCTCCGCGGAGGAGTCGGCCGCGACCGATCACACCCATCGGCTCACCCTCGCCATCGACACCAACCTGCTGGCCGATGCCGAAGACCTGCGCTATCTCGCCCCGACGGAGGCCGATGTCGGCGCCGGTGCGGCCTTTGCCTTCGCGCACCGCGCCCACGAGATCGGCTGGTTCCCGGAGCTGCCATGGGTGGCGGGCTGGATCCAGGAGGTCTTCGACGAGCGTGCCGGCCCGCGCCTGCGTCTGCCGCCCGAGGACGTGGAGGCGGAGCGCGAGCGTCTCGCCCATCACGCCCATTATCTCAACCTGCTCGCGGTCATCGGCGAGGCCGGCTGTATCCCCGAGATCAAGCTGCTCGGCAACAAGGCGACCGATGTGCAGCCGGCGGTGCCGGTCGACATGGTGCTGGACGTCGGCAACTCGCGCACCTGCGGCATTCTGATCGAGCAGCACGCCAAGGAGGGCGATGTGCTCGGACGCCGCTACGAGCTGGAGCTGCGTGACCTTTCGCAGCCGCAGCATCGCTACAACGAGCCCTTCGAGAGCCGCGTCGAGCTGGCCCAGGCGACCTTCGGCAAGGAGCACTGGGCGCACAAGAGCGGACGCGCCGGGGCCTTCCTCTGGCCGACCATCGCCCGTGTCGGCCCCGAGGCCGCACGCATGGCCGGGCGTCGTCGCGGCACCGAAGGGGCCACCGGCATCTCCAGCCCCAAACGCTATCTCTGGGACGAGGATCGCTTCGACACCGGCTGGCGCTTCAACAGCGCCTTCGTACGGACCGAGATCGAGCCGATGGCCACGGCCGCGCCCTTCTGCAATCTCATCAACGAGGTCGGCACCGCGCTTTACACCTTGCCCGAGGCCGACCGCATGCCGGTCTTCATGCCGCACTACTCGCGCAGCGCCATGATGATGTTCATGCTGGCCGAGGTGCTGACCCAGGCGCTCTGCCAGATCAACAGCCCGGCGCAGCGTCTGCGCATGCCCACGGCCGATCTGCCGCGCCATCTGCGCACCCTCATCCTGACCATCCCGCCCTCCATGCCCAAGCAGGAACGGGATCTCTTCGCCGAGCGGATGCACCAGGCCGTCGGGCTGGTCTGGAAGGCGTTCGGTTGGCACCCCGAGGACGCGCCGATCGAGGGCCCCGGCGCCGAGCTGGCCTGGCCCCCGTTCCCGAGCATCGAGGTGCGCTGGGACGAGGCGACCTGCAGTCAGGCGGTCTATCTCTACAGCGAGATCCAGAACACCTTCGCCGGGCGTGCGGAGGAGCTGTTCGCCATCGCCGGACGGGTCCGCGATGCCGAGACCGGGGGCCGGACCGGAAGCGAGGGACCGCGCCTGCGGATCGCGACCGTGGACATCGGCGGCGGTACCACGGACCTCGTCATCAACGACTATCGGCTCGAAGGCGGACGCACCGGCGCCAATCGCACCATCGAGCCCGAGCAGCGCTTTCGCGACGGCTTCAAGGTCGCCGGCGACGACATCCTGCTCGAGGTCATCGGCGCGACCCTGGTGCCGGCCCTCAAGGAGGCGGTGACCGCCGCCGGGGTCGAAGAGCCCGACGCCCTGCTCTCGCGCCTCATCGGCTCGGATCCCGTCGATGTTCAAGAGGGGATGCTCCGCCAGCAGCTGGCGCTGCAGGTGCTTTATCCGGCGGGGCTGGCGGTGCTGAAGGCGTACGAGCGCTTCGACCCGGTCCAGGGCAGCGAGCCGCATACCCTCGCGCTCTCCGAGCTGGTCGCCGAGATCAGCCCCGAGGGGCCGACCGATGCGGTCCTGGACTGGTTCGCGGGCGGCGTGCGCGATGCGACCGGCGGGACGGTCACCGGCTTCTCCCTGCTGGACTGCCCGGTTCGGCTCGATCTCGACCGCACCCATCAATTGTTCATGGAGGAGCGCCTCGAGGTCACGCGCGCCGTGCGCTCACTGTGCGAGATCGCGCACCTCTACGACTGCGACCTGCTTCTGTTGACCGGGCGCCCGTCGCGCCTGCCGGGCTTCCAGGCGCTGGTGCGCGCTCTGTTGCCGTTGCCGCCGGATCGGATCATCGCGATGCACGACTATCGCACCGGCGCCTGGTATCCCTTCAATCGCCGCGGGCGTATCGCCGACCCCAAGACCACGGCCGCGGTCGGCGCCATGCTCTGTCTGCTCGGACAGGGTCGGCTGCCCAACTTCTCGTTCCGAGCCAACGCCTTCCGCCCCTACTCGACGATCCGCTATCTCGGCATGATCGACCGCAACCGGATGATCAAGGCCGGCGATGTCTATTACAGCAATGTGGACCTCGACGACCCCGAGTACCAATTGCCCGAGACGACCATCCCCATGACCGGGGTGATGCATATCGGGTATCGTCAACTCGCCGCCGAGCGCTGGGGTGCCCAGCCGCTTTATCTGCTCGACTTTGCCGACGACGAGGTTCGCCGTCTGCTTTACACGCAGGGCGGCGTGCTCCAGGTGCGTTTGGAGCGGATGCGCGGTGTGAATGCCGAGCGTTTCCGAGTCGCCGCC